The genomic region AGGGCATGGCGACGTTCCTGGCGGTCGAGGCCGATCGCGCCGCCCGCGACGCGGCCGGCACCGGGCGGCGCTTCGGCACCGACTGCTCGTTCGATCCCGGCGACGCCGTCGTCGACGTGGCGCTGACCGGGCTCGACAAGTACAACTCGGGGCCGTACGAGCGCGCGGCCTGGGTCATGACCCAGATCCGCGACCGCATCGGCGACGACGCGTTCTGGGCCGGCGCGCGCAAGGTCCTGGCCGACCACGCGCTGGGCACGATCGACGGCGAGGGCTTCGTGCGCAGCTTCGCGCCGGCGCTCGACGAGGCCACGATCGCGCGGGTGCTGGCGAGCCTGCCGCAGCACGGCGCGCCGACCCTGACCGTCGCGGCCGTGTCGACCGGCGCCGGCGCCGAGCTGACGCTGGCGCTCGACGATCCCGGCGCGGTCTTGATCGCGCCGATCGAGCTGGGCGCGGTCGATGCGGCCGGCGTGGCCGGGCCGGTGGTCGGGTTGACCGCGGCGGCGCCGGTCACCGTGGTCGTGCCGACCGGCGGCTACTTCGCGCCCGACCAGCGCGGCGTCCACCCGTACTGGCCGGCGGTGTTCGGCGTCGTCGATCCGTACTACCTCGAGCTCGAGCCGCGCATGGCGCCGGGCCCGGGCGCCGCGCTGACCGCGTTCACCGCCGGCGCGCCGGCGCACCAGGAGCGCGCGCTCGACGGCGACCTGCCGGTCTCGCTCCCGGACGACTTCACCGCGCTCTACGACGCGCTCGACTCGACCGAGGCGCGGCGCAACGCGGCGGTCGGCGGGTGCGCGGTGCTGGCTGGCCTGACCGCAGGTGACGCGATGGCCTTCGCCGAGGCGCTGACGCCGGCGCTGCGCGACCCGGCGATCGAGCGGTACGAGACCGCGTACGCCCGCTGCGGCGCGCTGGTGCCGAGGCTCTTGTTCGGGCCCGAGCTGACCGCGCTCGCGGCGGCGCCGTCGGCCGCCACCGCCGCGCGGCTCGACTACCTGATGGGCTTCGACTACGGCCCGGCGATGAGCCTCGCGCAGATCGGCGCCGTCGCCACGACCGCGCCGTCGCTGCGGCTGCGCGATCGCGCGCTCAGCCGGCTGGTCGGTCACACGGTCGGGCGCTACAGCCCGCTCGCCGGCGGCGACGTCGACGCGTGGCGGGCGTTCTTCCGCGGGCGCTACCCCAGCACCACGTCGCTCGGGCGGCTGCTGACCGTGTGGCGCACGTCGGTGCGCCTCGGCGACGAGGCCGCGGTGCCGGCGGTGGCGCCGCTGGTGCGGTCGGTGCCGATGGCGCCCGCGTACCAGATCGAGATCGTGTGCGCGGCCCACGACCTGGCCGCGCCGGCGACGTGGACGGCGTTCCAGCAGGCGCTGCAGCCGGCGTCGACGCTGCCGGCCGAGGTCGCGGCGGTGCTGGCGGATCCGACCGGCTGCCCGGCCTTCCGCGCGGCGCCGCGGCGGGACGACGCGCTCGACGACGACCTGGCGGATCACGTGCGTCACCTCGCGCGCGATCGCTGACGCGGGCCGCGGCGCGGACGGGATCGCGACGTGCAGCTCGCCCATCGCTACGGCGCGACCGGGATCACGACGTGCATCTCGCCCATCGTGCCCGGCAACAGCGGCAGCCGCCAGGCCCGGATCGCGCGCGCCACGCACGCCTTGACCGCGCGCTCGCGCGGCGGCGTCGTGCCGTCGCCGGTGCGCGCGTGGAACTGCCAGGCCGGCAGCCAGGCCCGGGTCCGGCCGCGGCGGCGATCGACCACCACGCGCACGGTGCGCGGGCGCGGGTCGCACGCCGCGAGGGTCGCGCGGGCCGGGTCGATGGTGGCGGCCAGCGTGGTCGCGGGCGCGCGCCAGTCGGCGAACGCTGGATCGCGCGCTGGCGCGTCGCCCCGGCCGCGTCGATCACATGGGCGAAGGTCACGCGCTCGAGCAGCGGCGGCAGCGCGGGCACCGCGACCCGCGCGACCGTGGCCATCAGGCACCGCTCCTCGGGCGTGAACCCGCGGTACCCGACCCCGAGCACCGGCATGGCGATCCGGGTCTGGCCGTCGCGGTCCCGGGCGACGTCCAGGCTGATGGTGCGCGGCAGGCGCGCGACGCACGCGCGCAGGTCGGCCTCGACCGGCGCCACCGCGGCCGCGATCATCGCCGGCGCGTCGTCCCAGCCCGGCGCGGACGGCTGCGCCTGTGCGGTGGTCGCGGCCAGCGCCACCAGCGCGAGCGCCGCGCGCGTCACGGGGCACCGCCGACGCAGGTGCCCGCCGCATCGAGGTGACAGGTCGGATCCGCCGGGCGCGGCGCGCAGATGCCGCTGCAGACGATCTCGCCGTGGAACGCGTCGGTGCACTGGCCGTCGACGCACCACGGCGCGATCGTCGCGGTGATCGGCGAGGTCCAGGACGGGTGCGTGACCGACCAGCGATCGCCAGCGCGCGTGCCGAGCCCGCACGCGTAGACGCAGCCGCAGTCGGCGGCGACCACCGGCAGGCACCGCTGGTCCGCCGCCGTCGGGCTCGGCGCGGGCGACGCCGCCGTCGCCGCCGACGTCGACGTTGGAGCTGGCGTCGGGGCGCGGGCCGGGCAGCCGGCGACGGCCGCGGCGATCAGGATCAGGGCGAGGCGCAGGTGCACGCGCACGACTGTCATCGAGGCGCCGCGAGGTGTCGCGGTCACGGCGGCGGCGCGACGCGCTCGGTCGGCGGCGGCGGCGGGGCCGGGCGGTCGCGCTTGAGCGAGCCGCTCGGCGACGACCACAGGAGCGCCACGATCGCGACCAGCGCGATCAGCCCGAGGATGAGCAGCACCCCGAACGGCACGCGATCGCCCAGCGTGCGCCGGCCGAAGAAGCGCCCGGCCGAGCGTCGGTGGATGGTGTCCTCGACGGTCTTGCCCAGCTCGGGCGGGGCCGCGGCCGGCGACAGCGACTTCAGGAGGCCCATGCTGCCGCGCAGGTCCTCGACCTCGGCCCGCAGCTCGGGATCGGCGGCCAGGGCCGCCTCGACCTCGGCGCGCTCGGCCGGCGTCAGCGTGCCGTCGACGTAGTCGGCCAGCATCGCCTGCAGGCGCTCGTCGGCGGCGGGGGCGGTGTCGGTCATGGCGAACCTCTCGAGGATAGCGCGCGGCCGGGCGGGGTCATCCCAGGTGCCTCGCGATCTTCTTGCGCAGCGCCAGCCGCGCGCGGTGCAGGCGCGACTTCACCGTGCCGTCGGGCAGGCCGGTGATCTCGCAGATCTCCTCGATCGACAGGTCCTCGATCTCGCGCAGCACGACGACGGTGCGGTGATCCTCGTCGAGCGAGGCGATCGCCTCTTGCAGCACCATCTCCATCTGCGCGCCCTCGACCGCGCGGTCGGGGCGGCGCATCGGGCCGGGCGGTCCGGCCGCCGCCACCGAGCCGGCGTTCTCGTCGAGCTCGTCCTGGCTGCGGTCGTGGCGGCGCGACAGGTACTTGATGCGGTTCTTGCAGTGGTTGACCGCGACCCGGTAGAGCCACGTCGAGAACTTGGCCTCCTCGCGGAAGCTGTCGATGGTCTTGAAGACCGTGATGAAGACCTCCTGGGAGACGTCCTCGGCCTCGGACCGGTTGCCGAGCATGCGGTAGGTCAGGTTGTAGATGCGGTCGCGGTGCTCGGCGACCAGCTCGCGGAACGCGCGCTCGTCGCGCTCGCGCAGGCGGCGGACGAGCTCTCGATCGCGGGCTGACATGGAGCTAGGGCGAGCATAGCCGAAAGGCGATCCGCTCCGACGTCGGACACCGGCGGAAGCGCCCGGTTCCCTGCGCCGCCGGGAATCGCCGGGGCGCCCGGCGCGTTGCCCGACGATGCGGCCGGCGGTCGAAGCGGCGCGGTTCGTCGCCAGGCTGGCGGCCTCGTGCGTGTTCGCCGCGGCGTTCTTCGCGGTGCTGGTGGGCTCGCACGTCGCGGCGCTGCCGGGCCTGACCCGCTACGACACGATCTTCGTCGCGTGCGTCGCGATCCAGGTGGCGCTGGTGGCCGCGCGCGTCGAGACCAAGGACGAGCTGGCGGTGCTGGCGCTGTTCCACGGGCTCGGGCTCGGGCTCGAGCTGTGGAAGACCGACCCGCGGGTCGGCTCGTGGGCGTACCCCGAGGCCGCGACCTTCGCGATCGGGCAGGTGCCGCTGTACTCGGGCTTCATGTACGCGGCGGTGGCGTCGTTCATCTGCCAGGCCTGGCGGCGATGCGACGTGACGC from Myxococcales bacterium harbors:
- a CDS encoding sigma-70 family RNA polymerase sigma factor gives rise to the protein MSARDRELVRRLRERDERAFRELVAEHRDRIYNLTYRMLGNRSEAEDVSQEVFITVFKTIDSFREEAKFSTWLYRVAVNHCKNRIKYLSRRHDRSQDELDENAGSVAAAGPPGPMRRPDRAVEGAQMEMVLQEAIASLDEDHRTVVVLREIEDLSIEEICEITGLPDGTVKSRLHRARLALRKKIARHLG
- a CDS encoding zf-HC2 domain-containing protein; its protein translation is MTDTAPAADERLQAMLADYVDGTLTPAERAEVEAALAADPELRAEVEDLRGSMGLLKSLSPAAAPPELGKTVEDTIHRRSAGRFFGRRTLGDRVPFGVLLILGLIALVAIVALLWSSPSGSLKRDRPAPPPPPTERVAPPP